A part of Neovison vison isolate M4711 chromosome 6, ASM_NN_V1, whole genome shotgun sequence genomic DNA contains:
- the LOC122909549 gene encoding olfactory receptor 7A10-like, producing the protein METGNDTGISEFILLGFSEDPELHPLIFGFFLSMYLITVFGNLVIILAVSSDSHLHTPMYFFLANLSFVDICFTSTTIPKMLWNIQTQNKVIAYAGCITQMYFFIIFAGWDDFLLAVMAYDRFVAICHPLHYMVIMNPQFCGLLVLMSWILSVLNSSLQSLIVLRLSFCTEVEIPHFFCELNQVVGHACSDTFVNDMVMNFATFLLGGAPLAGILYSYSKIVSSILRISSAQGKYKAFSTCTSHLSIVSLFYCTSLGVYLSSAATQSSHSGAVASVMYTVVTPMLNPFIYSLRNRDIKKALRRIIGIPVM; encoded by the coding sequence ATGGAAACAGGCAATGATACAGGAATTTCAGAATTTATTCTCCTGGGATTTTCAGAGGACCCAGAACTGCATCCCCTTATATTCgggtttttcctctctatgtacTTGATCACTGTGTTTGGAAACCTGGTCATCATCCTGGCTGTCAGCTCTGACTCCCACCTCCACACACCGATGTACTTCTTCCTGGCCAACCTGTCCTTTGTAGATATCTGCTTCACCTCTACCACCATCCCCAAGATGCTGTGGAACATCCAGACTCAGAACAAAGTCATAGCTTATGCAGGCTGCATCACGCAGATGTACTTTTTCATAATCTTTGCAGGCTGGGATGACTTTCTCCTGGCTGTGATGGCTTATGACCGCTTTGTGGCCATCTGTCACCCCCTACACTACATGGTCATCATGAACCCCCAGTTCTGTGGACTGCTGGTTCTCATGTCCTGGATCCTGAGTGTTCTCAATTCCTCATTACAGAGCTTAATCGTGTTGCGGCTGTCCTTCTGTACAGAGGTGGAAATCCCCCATTTTTTCTGTGAACTCAACCAGGTAGTCGGGCATGCCTGTTCTGATACCTTTGTTAATGACATGGTGATGAATTTTGCAACTTTCCTGCTGGGTGGTGCTCCCCTTGCTGGGATCCTTTATTCTTACTCTAAGATCGTTTCTTCCATACTTAGAATATCATCAGCTCAGGGCAAGTATAAAGCATTTTCCACCTGTACATCTCACCTCTCCATTGTCTCCTTATTTTATTGTACGAGCCTAGGAGTATACCTTAGCTCTGCTGCAACCCAGAGTTCACACTCAGGTGCAGTAGCCTCAGTGATGTACACAGTGGTCACACCCATGCTGAACCCCTTCATCTACAGCCTGAGGAACAGAGACATAAAGAAGGCTCTGAGAAGAATCATTGGGATTCCAGTGATGTAA
- the LOC122910702 gene encoding LOW QUALITY PROTEIN: olfactory receptor 7A10-like (The sequence of the model RefSeq protein was modified relative to this genomic sequence to represent the inferred CDS: substituted 1 base at 1 genomic stop codon), whose protein sequence is MYLTTVVGNLLIILAVSSDSHLHTPMYYFLANLSFVDICFTSTTISKMLWNIQTQNKVITYVGCIMQMYFFILFIGWDDFLLAVMAYDRFVAICHPLHYMVIMNPXFCGLLVLMSWILSVLNSSLQSLIVLRLSFCTEVEIPHFFCELNQVVGHACSDTFVNDMVMNFATFLLGGAPLAGILYSYSKIVSSILRISSAQGKYKAFSTCTSHLSIVSLFYCTSLGVYLSSAATQSSHSGVVASVMYTVVTPMLNPFIYSLRNRDIKKALKRIIGIPVM, encoded by the coding sequence ATGTACCTAACCACTGTAGTTGGAAACCTGCTCATCATTCTGGCTGTCAGCTCTGACTCCCACctccacacacccatgtactACTTCCTGGCCAACCTGTCCTTTGTAGACATCTGCTTCACCTCTACCACCATCTCTAAGATGCTGTGGAACATCCAGACTCAGAACAAAGTCATAACCTATGTAGGCTGCATTATGCAGATGTATTTTTTCATACTCTTTATAGGCTGGGATGACTTTCTCCTGGCTGTGATGGCTTATGACCGCTTTGTGGCCATCTGTCACCCCCTACACTACATGGTCATCATGAACCCCTAGTTCTGTGGACTGCTGGTTCTCATGTCCTGGATCCTGAGTGTTCTCAATTCCTCATTACAGAGCTTAATCGTGTTGCGGCTGTCCTTCTGTACAGAGGTGGAAATCCCCCATTTTTTCTGTGAACTCAACCAGGTAGTCGGGCATGCCTGTTCTGATACCTTTGTTAATGACATGGTGATGAATTTTGCAACTTTCCTGCTGGGTGGTGCTCCCCTTGCTGGGATCCTTTATTCTTACTCTAAGATCGTTTCTTCCATACTTAGAATATCATCAGCTCAGGGCAAGTATAAAGCATTTTCCACCTGTACATCTCACCTCTCCATTGTCTCCTTATTTTATTGTACGAGCCTAGGAGTATACCTTAGCTCTGCTGCAACCCAGAGTTCACACTCAGGTGTAGTAGCCTCAGTGATGTACACAGTGGTCACACCCATGCTGAACCCCTTCATCTACAGCCTGAGGAACAGAGACATAAAGAAGGCTCTGAAAAGAATCATTGGGATTCCAGTGATGTAA